One Pristiophorus japonicus isolate sPriJap1 unplaced genomic scaffold, sPriJap1.hap1 HAP1_SCAFFOLD_3917, whole genome shotgun sequence genomic window, CTCGGCGATGGGGGGGGGGCTCTCTCGGTGATGGGGGGGGGCTCTCTCGGTGATGAGGGGGGGGGCTCTCTCGGTGATGAGGGGCTCTCGCGTGTGGGGGCTCTCTCGGTGATGAGGGGGGGGCTCTCTCGGCGATGAGGGGGGGCTCTCTCGGTGATGAGGGGGGGGCTCTCTCGGTGATGGGGGGGGCTCTCTCGGTGATGAGGGGGGGGCTCTCTCGGTGATGGGGGGGGGCTCTCTCGGTGATGAGGGGGGGCTCTCGGCGATGGGGGGGGGCTCTCTCGGTGATGAGGGGGGGGGCTCTCTCGGTGATGAGGGGGGGGCTCTCTCGGTGATGAGGAGGGGGGGCTCTctcggcgatgggggggggggctcTCTCGGCGATGGGGGGGGGGCTCTCTCGGTGATGGGGGGGGGCTCTCTCGGTGATGAGGGGGGGGCTCTCGGCGATGGGGGGGGGCTCTCTCGGTGATGAGGGGGGGGGCTCTctcggcgatggggggggggggctctctCGGCGATGGGGGGGGGGCTCTCTCGGTGATGAGGGGGGGCTCTCTCGGTGATGGGGGGGGGCTCTCTCGGCGATGGGGGGGGGCTCTCTCGGTGATGAGGGGGGGCTCTctcggtgatgggggggggggctcTCTCGGTGATGAGGGGGGGGCTCTCTCGGTGATGGGGGGGGCTCTCTCGGCGATGGTGGGGGGCTCTCTCGGCGATGGTGGGGGGCTCTCTCGGCGATGAGGGGGGGGCTCTCTCGGTGATGAGGAGGGGGGCTCTCTCGGTGATGAGGAGGGGTCTCTCGGTGATGAGGGGGGGCTCTCGGCGATGGGCGGACCGTGCGGGTGCTTACCGCAGGAAGCGGTTGAGGTCCCCGTGCTTCATGTACTCGAAGACCATGAGGAGGGGCTCCCCCTGGGTGCACACCCCGTAGAAGCGGACGATGTGCTGGTGTTGCAGGAAGGTGAGCAGCTCGGCCTCGCGCTGGAAGTCCATCCGGGCGCTCTCCGTCGCCTCCTTCAGGGCCTACACCcccagcgaggggggggggggaagagagagagagagagagagagactgggtacagGGCGCCAATACAGCATCACACAGCACAGACCCCCTCCCACAATACAGACCCCCTCCCACAATACAGACCCCCTCCCACAATACAGACCCCCTCCCACAATACAGAGCCCCTCCCACAATACAGAGCCCCCTGCACTGCCACACCACATAACAATACAGCCCCCCTCCCACAATACAGACCCCCTCCCACAATACAGCCCCCCTCCCACAATACAGACCCCCTCCCACAATACAGCCCCCCTCCCACAATACAGACCCCCTCCCACAATACAGACCCCCTCCCACAATACAGACCCCCTCCCACAATACAGACCCCCTCCCACAATACAGAGCCTCTCCCACAATACAGACCCCCTCCCACAATACAGACCCCCTCCCACAATACAGAGCCCCCCGCACTGCCACACCACATAACAATACAGACCCCCTCCCACAATACAGACCCCTCCCACAATACAGCCCCCCTCCCACAATACAGAGCCTCTCCCACAATACAGAGCCCCCTGCACTGCCACACCACATAACAATACAGACCCCCTCCCACAATACAGACCCCCTCCCACAATACAGACCCCCTCCCACAATACAGCCCCCCTCCCACAATACAGACCCCCGCCACACTCCAATAcagccctgtctgtctctcactctctctctctgtctctcactctctcactctctctctctctctctctgtgtctgtgtctctctctctctctctctctctctgtctgtgtctctctatctctctctctctctctgtctgtgtctctctctgtctctgtctctctctgtctgtctgtgtgtctctctctctctctctctctctctgtctgtctgtgtgtgtgtctctctctctctctctctctctgtctctctcagtctgtgtctcgctctctctgtctgtctgtgtgtgtctctctctctctgtctgtgtctcgctctctctgtctctctctgtctcgctctctctcgctctctctcagtctgtctctctcggtctttctctctgtctctcgctctccctctgtttccctctcccactctccctccccccatctctactGATCATTTTCAGCCTCTATCACCATCTCTCTCCTATGTGCTCTCCCTCTCTTGTCccccgcctcactctctctctccctccctcgctccctctctctctctctctccctccctgcgtaCCGCGATGAGGGCTCAGAGCCTGGGAGAGACAAGGGGAGGGCGGGGAGACAagctgtgggggagggagtgtgcggaggggaggagagggctgtGGGGGGAGTGGGCAGTGTGAGGGAGGGACACGAGGGGAGGGGGCTGTGggtagtgggggaggggtgaggggaggggctgtggggagtgggcagtgtgAGACACTGCTCCTTACCTTGACGGCCACCAGCATTGGGTCATGCTCAGGGCCCAGGCTTCGACATTCAGCAAGAAACACCTTCCCAAAGGCCCCCTCGCCGAGCTCCCACTTGAGCACGATATCTCTCCGTTTGATGTGCTGCACCACTACAGGGCAAGAGGGACAGAGATCAGCAAGGGGGCGACCCAGGAAGGGACCTCAGACACTGCACATATCAAACCCAGCGACTCACACCCAGTGCTGAGCGTAGGCTGGTTACTGAGGGAACCAATCAACTACTTGTCccggagtgtgctcactgttgtattgtgggaaacgcggcagctcaatttgcgcacagcaagctcccacacacagcgatgtgataatgacccagatcatctgttttagtgatgttggtcgagggataaatattggccccaggacaccggggagaactacccctgctcttcttccaatagtggccccgggatctgatactcagcactgcccctccgacagtgcggcactccctcagtactgcccctccgacagtgcggcactccctcagtactgcccctccgacagtgcggcactccctcagtactgcccctccgacagtgcggcactccctcagtactgcccctccgacagtgcggcgctccctcagtactgcccctccgacagtgcggcgctccctcagtgctgcccctccgacagtgcggcactccctcagtactgcccctccgacagtgcggcagtccctcagtactgcatctccgacagtgcggcagtccctcagtactgcatctccgacagtgcggcgctccctcagtactgcccctccgacagtgcggcgctccctcagtactgcccctccgacagtgcggcgctccctcagtactgcccctccgacagtgcggcgctccctcagtactgcccctccgacagtacggcgctccctcagtactgcccctccgacagtgcgccgctccctcagtaccgcccctccgacagtgcggcgctccctcagtactgcccctccgacagtgcggcgctccctcagtactacccctccgacagcgcagtacggcactccctcagagttgcccctccgacagcgcagtacggcgctccctcagtactgcctctccgacaggagTGACCGTCTGGGGAAGTGGACAAGGACCCCCATCTCATTTCCCCACACCCCAGTCTTTACCCTTGGGTGATGAGACCAATTATGGATGCCCCTACCCTAGGCCCAGGCTGAGATGAGGTGACTGGGAAGGGGTATCTGGGAGGGGTAACAGATCAGGTTTGGGGTAGGGTGCGTGGGACGGGGGGGCTTCCAAGTTACTCCCCGCGGGGGCCAGGTCCGTGTCCCCCGCCCCGGTTACTATGACGACAGCGGGAAGGGTCACTCACAGGGGTCCTTGTCCTTGAGGAAGCTGTTGGATTGCCAGAAGTACTGCGGGTTCTCGATGGTCTGGCTCTTTGGCCCATCCCCGATCCCCGGCACCAGGGGGCTTGGGCTGACACCCAGGTTCATGAAGTGCAGCGAGACGCCAGACTCTTCCTCGCCACCCAGCATCTTGGTGTCTCCTTCAGCACCAGGGGAGGAAGCAAAGTGGGTCAGTCCCTTGGTTCCAAGGCCGAGGTTGTCCACGTACCTGCCTCTGGCCCGATAACTCACCACCCTTCCCAGATACCCCTCCCCGACACCCCTCACCACCCTGCCCAGATAGTCCGCACCACCCTGCCCAGATACCCCTCTACATCCTGCCCAGATACCCCTCCCCTGATACCTCATCCCCGATACCCCATCTGATACCCCACCCGATACCCCTTCTCCGATACCCTCCCCGATACCCATCCCCTGATACCTCTCCCCCGATACACCATCCCCGATACCCCTCCCCAGACAGCCCTCGCCGATACCACCCCCTCCCCAGATACCCCTCGCACACTGCCCAGACATTCCACTGCACTTTCTAGCCCCATGAACTCTGAACCCCCCGATAGCCCCCATGAACTCCCGTGCCCCTATGAACTCTGAACCCCCGATCGTCCCCATGAACTCTGAACCCCCGATCGTCCCCATGAACTCTGAACCCCCGTGCCCCTATGAACTCTGAACCCCCGATCCCCCATGAACTCTGAACTCCCGTGCCCCTATGAACTCTGAACCCCCGACCGTCCCCATGAACTCTGAACCCCCGATCGTCCCCATGAACTCTGAACCCCCGATCGTCCCCATGAACTCTGAACCCCCGTGCCCCTATGAACTCTGAACCCCCGATCGTCCCCATGAACTCTGAACCCCCGATCGTCCCCATGAACTCTGAACTCCCGTGCCCCTATGAACTCTGAACCCCCGATCCCCCATGAACTCTGAACCCCCGATCGTCCCCATGAACTCTGAACCCCCGATTGCCCATGAACTCTGAGCCCCCGATTGCCCATGAACTCTGAGCCCCCGATCGCCCCCTTTAACCCTGGACAGTAACGGCTGGGCACTTACTGTTGTTGCTGTACTTGGAGTTTTGGTGATATCGGTGAAGGACCATCAACAGCAACATCAGGAAGAGGGAGATGAAGATGGCCAGGCCAACGGCCACCCACACCTGCTAAACAACACAGACACAGCGGGCGGGTCAGGTTAGAATGGTCTGCCccgtaccccatacccctcacagaCACACCGTGGGCAAGGTTAGAATGGTCTGCCCCatgccccataccccctccaccCCCTGACGCATGGCAAGGTCTCAGGGAGCGTgcgggggagattgaccagaacggtcccgggggatgaggggcttcagtgatggggagagactggagaagccggagttgttccccttggagcagagaaggttaaggggagatttgatcgaggtgttcaaaatcttgaggggttTTAAGGAGTAAATAAGGAGGCGCTGTTTgcagggcaggagggtgggtaaccagagggacacagattgacgataatcggcgatggaaccagagggacacagattgacgataatcggcgatggaaccagagggacacagattgacgataatcggcgatggaaccagagggacacagattgacgataatcggcgatggaaccagagggacacagattgacgataatcggcgatggaaccagagggacacagattgacgataatcggcgatggaaccagagggacacagattgacgataatcggcgatggaaccagagggacacagattgacgataatcggcgatggaaccagagggacacagattgacgataatcggcgatggaaccagagggacacagattgacgataatcggcgatggaaccagagggacacagattgacgataatcggcgatggaaccagagggacacagattgacgataatcggcgatggaaccagagggacacagattgacgataatcggcgatggaaccagagggacacagattgacgataatcggcgatggaaccagagggacacagattgacgataatcggcgatggaaccagagggacacagattgatgataatcggcgatggaaccagagggacacagattgacgataatcggcgatggaaccagagggacacagattgacgataatcggcgatggaaccagagggggagagggggagaatgtttttacgcagcgagttgttgtgatcgggaatgcgctgcctgaaagggcggtgggagcagattcaatagtgactttcaaaccgggaattggataaatactggaaatgtgccgggctgtggggaaagagcgggggggagtgggactgattggatcgctctgtcacagagccggcacagaacGGGCTGgatgggcccagtgggatcctcctgtgcggtaCAATCCTATGAGAATAGAGGCCAGGCGAAAGTtctacacatactctcacacacacacacacacacactctcacatgctctcacacacgcatgctctcacacacacatgctctcacacacactcacatacgtgAGGctgatgtgatcgaggcccaggggagacgagggcccagcccacactgtgtgatatgtgggcgcactgggtctgtgcagcagagcctggtctccagtcgtcctggttaacccttgcccctggacccagacctcgctctgtcaagccccgtgtggtggctggtgtacaacggtcaccccacgttaaaacaatccacccacaggcatcttccacccttcaggatgtagttcgggatccggaatattagatcgGGATCTGGGACATTGAAACACctgtttggtgtggaagcaagttatccttgacacgcgggactgtctatgatgacctGTGTTTACAGTACTCCATGATAGGAGTCGAGTTAGGGCAGTGAAACTTGACTTCGGGATAATGAGtggctggtcatttatctgtacgTTAAGTGTTTGTATGCATCATCGATACTATCTGTGCATGGGATCAAATAAACTCCTCTGTTTCTGGTTACTATGCGAGGAAACGGTCTGGTTTGTGAAGAGTGATTCACGACAGCGGCTGTGTTAATTGTGTGTCTGTACTATGCAAGGAAACGAGaattcaaaggcttttttggtataaaggctgtttgagacacacacattagacactggaaactcggaaggtgtgtgt contains:
- the LOC139250570 gene encoding high affinity nerve growth factor receptor-like — protein: VDEENPQQATLTLLHILPEENSNNLTCRAENLVGPIEVSISLAVLYKPEILRLSDAENHHNWCFSFVMRGNPRPTMHWIYQHLELPDSLISWTAIYEETPNEIHGCRELASPTHCNNGNYTLVVENALGSDRRTASGHFMDGPNDICLIEPTKPAARESSTSRNLMPSDEEPSFGQVWVAVGLAIFISLFLMLLLMVLHRYHQNSKYSNNRDTKMLGGEEESGVSLHFMNLGVSPSPLVPGIGDGPKSQTIENPQYFWQSNSFLKDKDPLVQHIKRRDIVLKWELGEGAFGKVFLAECRSLGPEHDPMLVAVKALKEATESARMDFQREAELLTFLQHQHIVRFYGVCTQGEPLLMVFEYMKHGDLNRFLR